One window of the Candidatus Tisiphia endosymbiont of Sialis lutaria genome contains the following:
- a CDS encoding virB8 family protein, translating to MFKLANILNTLKSPTNPTIEPKNVQSGNSVKITRNWYEERSDKIIVQRNILLVISILLILLVMASIAAVTIVINSREFSPFVIQIDNSTGMATIVNPISSEILSGNDALSRYFIKKYLIARETYNPVDFDTEARRRVRLLSSNSVYYNYLGYIKNKDIDPVLMYGQNNTTFLLIKSWSKLQENLQENKNKYMIRFSINETAGDRKVFNKIAVVSFSYIPMELTDIDRDINPVGFQINDYRVDDDNS from the coding sequence ATGTTTAAATTAGCTAATATATTAAATACACTTAAATCACCTACCAATCCTACGATAGAACCTAAAAATGTTCAGTCTGGTAACTCTGTTAAAATTACTAGGAATTGGTACGAAGAAAGATCTGATAAAATCATTGTACAGCGTAATATCTTGTTGGTAATATCTATATTATTGATACTTTTAGTAATGGCATCTATAGCAGCGGTAACTATAGTGATAAATTCAAGAGAATTTAGCCCTTTTGTTATCCAAATTGATAATAGTACAGGTATGGCAACGATTGTTAATCCAATATCTTCGGAGATATTAAGTGGTAATGATGCTCTTTCAAGATATTTTATTAAAAAATATTTAATAGCTAGGGAAACATATAATCCTGTTGATTTTGATACTGAAGCACGTAGAAGGGTTAGGTTATTATCTTCAAATTCAGTATATTATAACTATCTTGGCTACATAAAAAATAAAGATATAGATCCAGTTTTAATGTATGGTCAAAATAACACAACTTTCTTACTAATTAAATCTTGGTCAAAATTACAAGAAAATTTACAAGAAAATAAAAATAAATATATGATTAGGTTTTCTATTAATGAAACAGCAGGTGATAGAAAGGTTTTTAATAAAATAGCAGTGGTAAGTTTTTCATATATTCCAATGGAATTAACAGATATAGACCGAGATATTAATCCAGTAGGCTTTCAAATTAATGATTACAGGGTAGATGATGATAATAGCTAG
- the rpmG gene encoding 50S ribosomal protein L33, whose protein sequence is MAKKNKNVLVRLVSTAGTGYFLVKKRNPKTQTEKLAFKKYDPVVRKHVPFKEEKIK, encoded by the coding sequence GTGGCTAAAAAAAATAAAAATGTTTTGGTAAGACTTGTTAGTACAGCTGGTACAGGGTATTTTTTGGTAAAGAAACGTAATCCTAAGACCCAAACTGAGAAATTAGCATTTAAGAAATATGATCCGGTAGTTAGGAAACACGTTCCTTTTAAAGAAGAAAAGATTAAGTAG
- a CDS encoding TrbG/VirB9 family P-type conjugative transfer protein: MIIARLLFTAIILLHSVIANADTSNMHVGNDLDDLAITTDNRIKTYIHNPNEVYLLVLHFGFQSSIEFAKNEEIQNIVLGESYAWKMTPLANRLFIKPLEKNIRTNMTIITNKRTYQFDVVSKELEEGREKDLVYVVRFYYPKKTFSTLQ; this comes from the coding sequence ATGATAATAGCTAGACTTCTTTTTACAGCAATAATATTATTGCATTCGGTTATTGCCAATGCTGATACAAGTAATATGCATGTAGGTAATGATTTAGATGACCTGGCAATAACTACTGATAACAGAATTAAAACTTATATACATAATCCTAATGAGGTTTATTTATTAGTTCTGCATTTTGGGTTTCAGTCAAGTATAGAATTTGCCAAAAATGAGGAAATACAAAATATTGTTCTTGGAGAGTCATATGCTTGGAAAATGACTCCGTTGGCAAACAGATTGTTCATTAAGCCGTTGGAAAAAAACATTAGAACAAATATGACTATAATAACTAATAAAAGAACTTACCAATTCGATGTGGTATCCAAAGAATTGGAAGAAGGACGCGAAAAGGATTTAGTGTATGTAGTTAGGTTTTATTATCCTAAGAAAACCTTTAGTACTTTACAATAA
- the rpsP gene encoding 30S ribosomal protein S16 yields the protein MATKIRLARGGTKKRPHYRVVVANETAPRDGDFLEKVGTYNPMLVKGDANRVILKSDRIEYWLSTGAQPTDRVARFIEEAGIALPASIKKKMEIKIKNRKIKPPKKESKKA from the coding sequence ATGGCAACAAAAATTCGTTTGGCAAGAGGTGGAACCAAGAAACGTCCTCATTATAGAGTGGTTGTAGCAAATGAAACAGCTCCTAGAGATGGTGACTTTTTGGAGAAGGTAGGTACTTATAATCCTATGCTTGTCAAAGGTGATGCAAATCGTGTAATTCTAAAATCTGATCGTATAGAATATTGGTTAAGTACTGGTGCTCAACCTACAGATCGTGTTGCTAGGTTTATTGAAGAAGCAGGTATAGCACTCCCAGCCTCGATCAAAAAGAAAATGGAAATAAAAATTAAGAATCGTAAAATAAAGCCTCCTAAGAAAGAGTCCAAAAAAGCTTAA
- the mlaD gene encoding outer membrane lipid asymmetry maintenance protein MlaD encodes MKQNVIETLVGFIVILVAIGFFIFAYKIGNSSRVESGYMLKANFQNAEGIVRGSDVMLAGVKIGSVIDITLDKTSFFALLTICINNDIKLPKDTSIAIVTGGILGSRYISVTPGSSEENLAIGEQIKYTQSAVNIESLIGKLIYSFGSGKK; translated from the coding sequence ATGAAACAGAATGTTATAGAAACTTTAGTTGGCTTTATAGTAATATTAGTTGCTATAGGTTTTTTTATTTTTGCTTATAAAATTGGCAACTCATCAAGAGTCGAATCTGGGTATATGCTTAAAGCAAATTTTCAAAACGCTGAAGGGATAGTCAGGGGAAGTGATGTGATGTTAGCTGGTGTAAAAATCGGATCAGTAATTGATATAACTTTAGATAAGACTAGTTTTTTTGCCTTATTAACGATTTGCATCAATAACGATATAAAGTTACCTAAAGACACTAGTATAGCAATAGTTACAGGTGGAATACTTGGTAGTAGATATATATCCGTAACTCCAGGTTCGTCTGAAGAAAATTTGGCGATAGGTGAGCAGATAAAATACACTCAGTCGGCGGTTAATATTGAATCCTTGATAGGTAAATTAATTTATTCCTTTGGTAGTGGTAAGAAGTAA
- the virB11 gene encoding P-type DNA transfer ATPase VirB11 has protein sequence MSDNFAALETFLLPFKELFAEDGINEIMVNKPGEVWVEKKGDQFCKLVPELDFEHLISLGRLVAQSTDQIISEERPLLSASLPNGYRIQVVFPPACEPGYVGYAIRKGSAMSLTLDQYDKMGAFDSTSTGELIDENEEVLNNYLKENKIKEFIRHAVISKKNIIISGGTSTGKTTFTNAALAEIPSSERLITVEDAREVILTSHPNKLHLLASKGGQGRAKVTTQDLIEACLRLRPDRIIVGELRGAEAFSFLRAINTGHPGSISTLHADTPAMAIEQLKLMVMQASLGMPPDEVKKYILAVVDIVVQLKRGSGGKRYVSEIYYSKNRQG, from the coding sequence ATGAGTGATAATTTTGCGGCATTAGAGACTTTTTTATTACCATTTAAAGAATTATTTGCAGAAGATGGTATTAATGAGATCATGGTAAACAAACCAGGAGAAGTATGGGTTGAAAAGAAAGGAGATCAATTTTGTAAATTGGTACCTGAGCTTGATTTCGAACATCTTATATCACTTGGTAGGTTAGTAGCTCAGTCAACTGATCAGATAATTTCCGAAGAAAGACCTTTACTTTCCGCCTCATTACCCAATGGTTACCGTATTCAAGTAGTATTTCCTCCTGCTTGTGAACCGGGTTATGTTGGCTATGCTATCAGGAAAGGTAGTGCAATGAGTCTTACGCTAGATCAATATGACAAGATGGGAGCTTTTGATTCAACATCTACAGGGGAATTGATTGACGAGAATGAAGAAGTATTAAACAACTATCTGAAAGAAAATAAAATTAAAGAATTTATTCGGCATGCGGTAATTTCTAAGAAAAATATTATTATTAGTGGTGGAACATCAACTGGTAAAACAACCTTTACTAACGCTGCCTTAGCAGAAATTCCAAGTAGTGAGCGATTAATTACTGTGGAAGATGCACGAGAGGTAATTCTAACAAGCCATCCTAATAAATTACATCTCCTAGCTTCAAAAGGGGGGCAAGGTCGTGCAAAAGTTACTACTCAGGATTTGATTGAGGCGTGTTTACGTCTAAGACCTGATAGAATTATTGTTGGTGAACTTAGGGGAGCTGAGGCATTTAGTTTTTTACGAGCCATTAATACAGGGCATCCTGGTTCTATATCTACTTTACATGCTGATACACCAGCCATGGCTATAGAACAACTTAAGTTAATGGTTATGCAAGCTAGTTTAGGTATGCCACCGGATGAGGTAAAAAAATATATATTAGCGGTCGTCGATATTGTGGTACAATTAAAGCGAGGTAGTGGCGGTAAAAGATATGTCTCAGAAATATACTATAGTAAGAATAGGCAAGGCTAA
- a CDS encoding Npt1/Npt2 family nucleotide transporter, with amino-acid sequence MTHNTSPTSKLTNRLSEYIFPIKRYELSKFLYVTLLMFCILFIQNIIRALKDSLINTMIGTETVSFLKFWGVLPSAFLMSIIYVKLVNNIKEEYIFYLILSIFLLFFALFAFYIFPNHLALHLSSEHAGILVKSYPNLKWFILLLSNWSFSLFYIIAELWPSVIFALLFWQFVNNITSVEQSKRFYPLFGLFAQTGLYISGKFLENLAYLNQFLIKKFDLQHTESELSVQIILGCVLVLGSIALATFWILNHKILDKAQVEKLQFSVKKQSLTLIESFKMVIASRYIRLIATLLVCYGIAINLVEGPWKASASKIYKTPTEFAAFVGNYLSITGIFTILFVILGSNIVRRLGWFTAASITPIMVFITGMLFFLVSNFDGLSAIIVVSFMLTDPSSIAITMGLINNVLSKSSKYTLFDSTKEMSYVPLDTELKTKGKAAADVIGTKLGKSTSALLQSLIFIILPCATYQSISIYLMIVFGIICIIWMWVIRELNKEYTNIAS; translated from the coding sequence ATAACTCACAATACATCACCCACCTCAAAATTAACAAATAGATTGTCAGAATATATCTTTCCTATCAAAAGGTATGAATTATCTAAATTTCTATATGTAACATTATTGATGTTCTGTATTTTATTTATACAAAATATTATCAGAGCCTTAAAAGACAGTCTGATTAATACCATGATTGGTACCGAAACTGTATCATTTCTTAAATTTTGGGGGGTTTTACCTTCGGCATTTTTGATGTCGATAATCTATGTGAAATTAGTAAATAACATAAAAGAGGAGTATATATTCTACCTTATATTATCAATTTTTCTACTATTTTTTGCTTTATTTGCATTTTATATTTTTCCTAATCATTTGGCATTGCATTTGAGTAGTGAGCATGCTGGTATTTTAGTAAAGTCTTATCCCAATTTAAAATGGTTTATATTACTTTTATCTAATTGGAGTTTCTCTTTGTTCTATATTATAGCAGAATTATGGCCAAGTGTGATATTTGCATTACTTTTTTGGCAGTTTGTTAATAATATAACCTCGGTGGAACAATCAAAAAGATTCTATCCTTTATTTGGACTTTTTGCTCAAACGGGGCTTTATATATCAGGTAAGTTTTTAGAAAATTTAGCTTATTTAAATCAATTTTTAATTAAAAAATTTGACTTACAACATACAGAGTCCGAACTTTCAGTACAAATCATATTAGGTTGCGTACTGGTACTTGGCTCAATAGCATTAGCAACTTTTTGGATACTGAATCATAAAATATTAGATAAAGCTCAAGTAGAAAAACTGCAATTTTCTGTCAAGAAACAATCGCTAACCCTTATAGAAAGTTTTAAAATGGTTATTGCTTCAAGATATATTAGGCTAATTGCTACACTGCTTGTCTGTTATGGTATAGCTATAAACTTAGTTGAAGGACCTTGGAAAGCATCAGCTTCAAAGATTTATAAAACACCGACGGAATTTGCTGCTTTTGTTGGCAATTATCTAAGTATTACTGGCATATTTACCATTTTGTTTGTTATTCTTGGCTCCAATATTGTCAGGAGGTTGGGCTGGTTTACCGCAGCAAGTATAACGCCAATAATGGTTTTTATAACTGGCATGCTATTTTTCTTAGTATCTAATTTTGATGGATTGTCTGCTATAATCGTGGTTAGTTTTATGCTCACTGATCCTTCTTCAATTGCTATTACAATGGGACTAATCAACAACGTGTTGAGTAAATCAAGTAAATATACTCTATTTGATTCTACTAAAGAAATGTCATATGTTCCTTTAGATACTGAGCTTAAGACAAAAGGTAAAGCAGCTGCTGACGTAATTGGTACTAAACTTGGAAAGTCAACGAGTGCTCTTCTCCAGTCTTTAATATTTATTATTTTACCTTGTGCAACTTATCAATCTATTTCTATATATTTAATGATAGTATTTGGTATAATCTGTATTATATGGATGTGGGTGATTAGAGAATTGAATAAAGAATACACTAATATAGCGTCCTAG
- a CDS encoding VUT family protein, protein MHHINNKFYMPLVTLLCIFTYLLNFFNKIAQCSLVFVFLTLTVNIISELYGKKKAMIAVVLSTIVSFGLLWNLDYYINGYAIKGVVFAAFVSVLLSTYCSTSVFLHLKSASAYSFNTRNFISLIVCAIVDGVVMLGFFINIFSTSRVLSIFYQEVLFKCLYSLAAYICIFSGLYLVHKVHDNKINEGKNNK, encoded by the coding sequence ATGCACCATATTAATAATAAATTTTACATGCCATTAGTGACGTTACTTTGTATATTTACTTATTTATTAAATTTCTTTAATAAAATAGCTCAATGTTCTTTAGTATTTGTCTTTTTAACGTTAACTGTCAATATTATATCCGAGCTATATGGCAAGAAAAAAGCTATGATTGCTGTAGTGTTGAGTACAATAGTAAGCTTTGGTTTGTTATGGAATTTAGATTATTATATTAATGGTTATGCTATTAAGGGAGTTGTGTTTGCAGCTTTTGTCTCTGTATTGCTGTCAACATATTGTAGTACAAGTGTATTTTTACATCTCAAGTCAGCATCAGCATATTCTTTTAATACCAGGAATTTTATTAGTTTGATAGTGTGTGCCATTGTAGATGGTGTTGTGATGTTAGGATTTTTCATAAATATATTCTCTACAAGTAGAGTTTTGTCGATTTTTTATCAAGAAGTATTATTTAAATGTCTATATTCATTAGCAGCTTATATATGTATATTTTCCGGATTATATTTAGTTCACAAAGTGCATGATAATAAGATTAATGAGGGAAAAAATAATAAATAA
- a CDS encoding TrbI/VirB10 family protein, with protein sequence MSEQDNTTSQVNATGAEEQDIPEVQNELSKVATNPKQSIAILLVISAVFIFIFFKLFISDNKPEEVVVAPSAPTDITKPTQDNSKNIPEIPKLPEAPKLETPAERPPPPPPPPPQPILPQVALPTGENNSADKVTLPSVTPTALPGKLTESEEEKNRREAKRKSAIVLIAGVPEKKTPDQIAEEANFQDRGNMAFVLARGKIMEAVLETAINSDLGGEIRAIISRDVFSEKEKIILIPKGSKIFGVYATGTDGAYGRISIIWNRIDLSSGYTINLDALAVDNLGRPGEQGRVDNKFKERLTNAVLSSAFNIVLANALDKVVAPPVNAQATAANTAIAVNIQNLAQSINNSSGTEDVKIAQICTNVMNAITDKSSTAYISMMQACNIARNPTGSQPGQRLIALMSAVTSAAASLLSSTANASTPTQAQAASKQAFTDVSNTVKDMMKQQAFKPTITIDQGTLIKIYVNKDYKFPQAVLRKSRLIK encoded by the coding sequence ATGTCAGAACAAGATAATACTACTTCTCAAGTCAATGCAACTGGTGCAGAGGAACAAGATATACCAGAAGTTCAAAATGAGCTATCAAAAGTTGCCACTAATCCTAAGCAAAGTATTGCGATTTTGCTTGTCATTTCTGCTGTTTTTATATTTATTTTTTTTAAACTTTTTATTAGTGATAATAAACCAGAGGAGGTAGTAGTAGCTCCGTCAGCACCTACCGATATTACTAAACCGACACAAGATAACTCTAAAAATATACCAGAAATTCCAAAATTACCAGAAGCCCCTAAGCTTGAAACCCCTGCGGAGCGTCCACCACCACCACCTCCTCCTCCTCCACAACCTATTCTCCCTCAAGTTGCTTTACCTACTGGAGAGAATAATAGTGCTGACAAAGTTACTCTTCCTTCCGTTACGCCAACAGCTCTTCCTGGGAAATTAACTGAAAGTGAGGAGGAAAAGAACCGTCGTGAAGCAAAGAGAAAATCTGCTATAGTATTAATTGCAGGAGTCCCAGAGAAAAAAACACCGGATCAAATTGCCGAAGAAGCAAATTTCCAAGATCGGGGAAATATGGCATTTGTTCTTGCTCGTGGCAAGATAATGGAAGCAGTATTAGAGACCGCTATTAATAGTGATTTAGGTGGAGAAATAAGAGCAATAATTAGCAGAGATGTATTCTCTGAAAAGGAGAAAATTATTTTAATTCCTAAAGGGTCAAAGATTTTTGGTGTTTATGCAACTGGTACTGATGGAGCGTATGGTCGAATTTCCATAATATGGAATCGTATTGATCTATCAAGCGGTTATACCATTAATTTAGATGCTTTGGCTGTTGATAATCTTGGAAGACCAGGCGAACAAGGAAGAGTAGATAATAAATTTAAAGAGCGGTTAACCAATGCTGTATTATCATCAGCATTTAATATTGTACTTGCCAATGCTCTTGACAAAGTGGTAGCTCCGCCAGTTAATGCACAAGCTACTGCTGCTAATACTGCTATCGCTGTTAATATACAGAATTTGGCACAAAGTATTAATAATAGTTCTGGTACTGAGGATGTTAAAATTGCACAGATATGTACTAATGTGATGAATGCCATTACTGATAAAAGCTCAACGGCATATATTTCAATGATGCAGGCTTGCAATATTGCTCGTAATCCAACTGGCTCGCAACCTGGTCAAAGACTTATAGCATTAATGAGTGCAGTAACTAGTGCAGCAGCTAGTTTGTTATCTAGTACGGCAAATGCTAGCACTCCAACTCAGGCACAAGCAGCTTCAAAACAAGCATTTACGGATGTTAGCAATACTGTGAAAGATATGATGAAGCAACAGGCATTTAAACCAACTATTACCATAGATCAAGGTACGTTAATAAAAATTTATGTTAATAAAGATTATAAATTTCCTCAAGCTGTACTAAGAAAATCAAGATTAATAAAATGA
- the rnhA gene encoding ribonuclease HI, translating to MSTIPFCKTNLQTILQNSLSIPKVVIYTDGACSGNPGPGGWGALLQFNGVCKEIFGHELHTTNNRMEMTAAIEALKVLKKSCCVELYTDSKYLQLGITQWINTWVKNNWHKNNNDPIKNVDLWKKLYDELGKHSIIWNWVKGHGNNKGNQIADSLAVKGKETAIKMLKCHS from the coding sequence ATGAGTACCATACCTTTTTGTAAAACCAATTTGCAAACTATTCTACAAAATAGTTTGAGTATTCCTAAAGTTGTTATATATACTGATGGAGCTTGCTCAGGTAATCCTGGACCAGGCGGTTGGGGGGCATTGTTACAATTTAATGGAGTTTGTAAGGAGATATTTGGTCATGAGCTACACACCACTAATAATCGCATGGAAATGACAGCAGCAATTGAAGCGTTAAAAGTTCTTAAAAAATCATGCTGTGTAGAACTTTATACAGATAGTAAGTATTTACAGCTTGGAATAACTCAGTGGATTAACACCTGGGTAAAAAATAACTGGCATAAAAACAACAATGATCCTATCAAGAATGTTGATTTATGGAAAAAATTGTACGACGAACTAGGTAAACACTCTATTATCTGGAATTGGGTTAAAGGTCATGGTAATAATAAGGGAAATCAGATAGCCGATAGTCTGGCTGTCAAAGGAAAAGAAACTGCTATAAAAATGCTCAAATGTCATTCATAG
- a CDS encoding type IV secretory system conjugative DNA transfer family protein has product MEWHKIQKLTRNILGHAIIHPLVIFCTIWVSGAIVAFITNETRALNIDLVAIDIAYKWFYWLVSVWSQLDLQAYNYLKIKLILALTMPTIIVIIFYWKNFKRIKSLQFFTQAEKVYGDASWATEDDISRANLRAKHGMLLGTNSGGYFVADGFQHALLFAPTGSGKGVGFVIPNLLFWEHSIIVHDIKLENHGFTSGWRQKQGQRVFVWEPSNPDGITHCYNPIDWVSTKPGQMVDDVQKISNLIMPEKDFWNNEARSLFLGVVLYLIADPTKTKSFGEVVRTMRSDDVVYNLAVVLDTLGKVIHPVAYMNIAAFLQKADKERSGVISTMNSSLELWANPLIDAATASSDFNILEFKKIKTTVYVGLTPDNIQRLQKLMQVFYQQATEFLSRKMPDLKEEPYGVMFLLDEFPTLGKMETFKAGIAFFRGYRVRLFLIIQDTQQLKGTYEDAGMNSFLSNSTYRITFAANNYETANLISQLVGNKTVEQRSYSKPIFFDLNISTRTQNVSQVSRALLLPQEVIQLPKDEQIVLIESFPPIKSLKIKYYEDKFFTNRLLPPTFIPTQKPYDPNKNNVNEEQENVDSSNTDATTIED; this is encoded by the coding sequence ATGGAATGGCATAAAATACAAAAACTTACTCGTAACATTTTAGGGCATGCTATAATACACCCATTGGTAATATTTTGTACGATATGGGTAAGTGGAGCGATAGTTGCATTTATTACTAACGAAACTAGAGCCCTAAATATTGACTTAGTAGCCATAGACATAGCTTATAAGTGGTTTTATTGGTTAGTTAGTGTATGGTCACAATTAGATCTTCAAGCATATAATTACTTGAAAATTAAGTTAATACTAGCCCTGACTATGCCAACAATTATAGTGATCATATTCTACTGGAAGAATTTCAAAAGAATAAAAAGTTTACAATTTTTTACTCAGGCAGAAAAAGTTTATGGTGATGCTAGTTGGGCTACTGAAGATGATATAAGTAGAGCTAATTTACGTGCAAAACATGGTATGTTACTTGGTACTAATAGTGGTGGATATTTTGTTGCTGATGGGTTTCAACATGCTTTACTTTTTGCTCCAACCGGTTCAGGTAAAGGTGTAGGATTTGTTATTCCCAATTTATTATTTTGGGAACATTCTATAATAGTGCATGATATTAAGCTAGAGAATCATGGTTTTACAAGTGGGTGGCGGCAAAAACAAGGGCAACGTGTTTTTGTTTGGGAGCCATCAAATCCTGATGGGATAACTCATTGTTACAATCCGATAGATTGGGTAAGTACCAAACCAGGTCAAATGGTGGATGACGTACAAAAAATCTCAAATCTGATTATGCCTGAAAAAGATTTTTGGAATAATGAGGCACGCAGTTTATTTCTCGGTGTGGTACTATACTTAATTGCTGATCCGACAAAAACTAAATCTTTTGGCGAAGTGGTAAGAACAATGCGTAGTGATGACGTAGTGTATAATTTAGCAGTAGTTCTAGATACTTTAGGCAAAGTAATACATCCTGTTGCCTATATGAATATAGCAGCATTTTTACAAAAAGCAGATAAAGAACGTTCAGGTGTTATCTCAACAATGAACTCCTCCTTAGAATTATGGGCAAATCCCCTTATTGATGCTGCTACTGCCTCATCTGACTTTAATATACTTGAGTTTAAAAAGATTAAAACAACAGTGTATGTTGGTCTAACTCCTGATAACATACAACGTTTGCAAAAACTGATGCAGGTTTTTTACCAGCAAGCTACAGAATTTTTAAGTCGTAAAATGCCTGATCTAAAAGAAGAGCCTTATGGTGTGATGTTCTTACTTGATGAATTTCCTACTTTAGGAAAAATGGAAACATTTAAGGCTGGTATCGCGTTCTTCAGGGGATATAGAGTTCGCCTATTCTTGATTATCCAAGATACTCAACAGCTCAAAGGAACTTATGAGGATGCTGGTATGAATTCGTTTCTGTCAAATTCTACATATCGTATTACTTTTGCAGCTAATAACTATGAAACAGCTAACTTAATATCTCAGCTAGTTGGTAATAAAACAGTTGAACAACGATCATATAGTAAACCAATATTTTTTGATCTTAATATTTCAACAAGAACGCAGAATGTATCACAAGTTTCAAGAGCTCTGCTTTTACCTCAAGAAGTAATTCAGCTGCCAAAAGATGAGCAAATCGTGTTAATTGAATCTTTCCCGCCTATAAAATCTTTAAAAATTAAGTATTATGAAGATAAGTTCTTTACAAATAGGCTATTACCCCCTACATTTATTCCAACTCAAAAACCTTATGATCCAAATAAAAATAATGTAAATGAGGAACAAGAGAATGTAGATTCTAGCAATACAGATGCTACTACTATAGAAGATTAA
- a CDS encoding NADH-ubiquinone oxidoreductase subunit NDUFA12 family protein — protein sequence MSFIDNFFISIFSKEIGKDQFGNKYYESKKLDYLGQARRQVVYKGKVEASKVPPMWHAWLHYMINEVPINNDKFDWQQDYLPNITGTSLSHKIVENKTTKAEYSRWQPLDESNLGESK from the coding sequence ATGTCATTCATAGATAATTTTTTTATATCTATTTTCTCTAAGGAAATTGGGAAAGATCAATTTGGTAACAAATATTACGAAAGTAAAAAGCTTGATTATTTAGGTCAAGCTAGAAGACAGGTGGTTTATAAAGGTAAAGTAGAAGCATCAAAAGTTCCGCCTATGTGGCATGCTTGGCTGCACTACATGATCAATGAAGTGCCAATCAATAATGATAAATTTGACTGGCAACAAGATTATCTTCCTAATATCACTGGTACTAGCTTGTCGCATAAGATAGTAGAAAATAAGACAACCAAAGCCGAATATAGTAGGTGGCAACCTTTAGACGAATCAAATTTAGGTGAATCAAAATAA